One window from the genome of Pyrus communis chromosome 16, drPyrComm1.1, whole genome shotgun sequence encodes:
- the LOC137719703 gene encoding heat shock cognate 70 kDa protein-like has protein sequence MFPIVSSTFKHIYYLDLLSLLPFISLLSTILLPVSQLRMAGKDEAAGHAIGIDLGTTYSCVAVWRYDHVEIIVNDQGNRTTPSYVAFTNTERLIGDGAFNQVIKNPTNTIFDAKRIIGRRFTDECVQNDIKHWPFKVIGGPSDKPMIVVAYKGVEKQFAAEEISSMILVKMREIAEAYLGSTVKNSVITVPAYFTDSQRQATKEAGASAGLNVMRIINEPTAAAIAYGLDWKAGWYSKRNVMIFDLGGGTLDVSLLTIADSVFEVKATAGDTHLGGEDFDNRMVNHCAEQFKRKHNEDVGGNFKALRRLKNACEKAKRRLSFMSETDIDIDCLHQGVDFCLTITRAKFEQLNMDFFDKCIEPVKKCLEDAKMDISSVHDVVLAGGSSRIPKVQQLLQEVFMGKELCKGINPDEAVAYGAAVQATVLSGDNLTGKLREFALVDVTPLSLGVETHDECIMSVVIPRNTRIPVKITIKDFTTLYDNVRNVKFSIYEGENRMARDNNYLGGFVLNDIPPAPRGVPKFQVCFDIDENGILHVSAEDMSTGQKKELTFNCDRRTYEGIETLI, from the exons CTACTCGTGTGTGGCGGTGTGGCGGTATGATCATGTAGAAATCATAGTGAACGATCAGGGCAACAGGACCACTCCATCTTATGTTGCTTTCACCAATACTGAGCGATTGATAGGTGATGGTGCATTCAACCAGGTCATAAAAAACCCAACCAACACCATCTTCG ACGCGAAAAGGATAATCGGTAGGAGGTTCACAGATGAATGTGTTCAAAACGATATAAAGCATTGGCCTTTTAAGGTCATTGGAGGTCCTTCTGACAAGCCAATGATTGTCGTCGCATACAAGGGTGTAGAGAAACAATTTGCTGCTGAAGAAATCTCATCTATGATTCTTGTGAAAATGCGGGAGATTGCTGAGGCTTACCTTGGTTCAACTGTGAAAAATTCAGTTATCACAGTCCCTGCTTACTTTACCGACTCACAGCGACAGGCTACGAAAGAGGCAGGTGCTAGTGCTGGCCTAAATGTGATGCGCATCATCAATGAGCCAACTGCTGCAGCCATTGCTTATGGGCTTGACTGGAAGGCCGGTTGGTATAGCAAGAGAAATGTGATGATATTTGATTTGGGGGGGGGAACCTTGGATGTTTCGCTACTTACCATAGCTGACAGTGTCTTTGAAGTGAAGGCCACCGCTGGAGATACTCATCTTGGAGGTGAAGACTTCGATAACAGAATGGTCAACCACTGTGCTGAGCAATTCAAGAGGAAGCATAACGAGGACGTTGGTGGAAACTTCAAGGCTCTTAGGAGGTtaaaaaatgcatgtgagaAGGCAAAGAGGAGGCTTTCATTTATGTCTGAGACGGACATTGACATTGATTGTTTGCATCAGGGTGTTGATTTTTGTTTAACTATTACCCGTGCTAAATTTGAGCAACTCAACATGGATTTCTTCGACAAGTGCATAGAGCCTGTGAAGAAGTGCCTGGAAGATGCTAAAATGGACATAAGCAGCGTACATGATGTTGTTCTTGCGGGTGGCTCTTCTAGAATTCCCAAGGTGCAGCAGCTTTTGCAGGAGGTTTTCATGGGAAAGGAGCTTTGCAAGGGCATTAATCCGGATGAGGCGGTGGCCTACGGTGCCGCTGTTCAAGCTACTGTCTTGAGTGGTGACAATCTAACTGGAAAGCTTCGGGAGTTCGCACTAGTGGATGTCACCCCTCTCTCACTTGGGGTGGAGACTCATGATGAATGTATCATGTCAGTTGTGATTCCAAGAAACACTAGAATACCGGTCAAAATAACAATCAAAGATTTTACTACGCTCTATGACAACGTACGTAAtgttaaattttccatttatgaggGTGAGAATAGAATGGCAAGAGATAATAACTATTTGGGAGGATTTGTACTCAATGACATTCCTCCAGCTCCCAGGGGTGTTCCGAAGTTCCAAGTTTGCTTTGATATTGATGAAAATGGCATCCTGCACGTCTCTGCTGAGGACATGTCCACCGGCCAAAAGAAGGAGCTCACATTCAATTGTGACAGAAGAACTTATGAAGGAATTGAGACATTGATTTAA